A DNA window from Paralichthys olivaceus isolate ysfri-2021 chromosome 3, ASM2471397v2, whole genome shotgun sequence contains the following coding sequences:
- the LOC138407265 gene encoding uncharacterized protein produces the protein MPRVPAHLRERALGMLQGGMRTADVARAINCHVRTVRRLRQRYRETGRTADHPRSGRPCVTTPAQDRYIRISHLCDRYRMATTTARVTPGTHNPSISAQTVRNRLREAGLRACRPVVRQVLRHHQQQRRLWAQTHLRWTRQEWQKVLFTDESRFCLTRRDGRIHVYRRRNEHYTRPVTWSGIDLEVGGPSWSGAVYHITIGLSLLSLQAISMPCGTGKTSSSLMWYPLCMLIRT, from the coding sequence ATGCCCAGGGTCCCTGCTCATCTGCGTGAACGTGCATTAGGCATGCTGCAGGGAGGCATGAGGACTGCTGATGTGGCCAGGGCAATAAATTGCCATGTCCGCACTGTGAGACGTCTAAGACAGCGCTACAGGGAGACAGGAAGGACAGCTGATCATCCTCGCAGTGGAAGACCATGTGTAACAACACCTGCACAGGATCGGTACATCCGAATATCACACCTGTGTGACAGGTACAGGATGGCCACAACAACTGCACGAGTCACACCAGGAACACACAATCCCTCCATCAGTGCTCAGACTGTCCGCAATAGGCTGAGAGAGGCTGGACTGAGGGCTTGTAGGCCTGTTGTAAGGCAGGTCCTTAGACATCACCAGCAACAACGCCGCCTATGGGCACAAACCCACCTTCGCTGGACCAGACAGGAGTGGCAAAAAGTGCTCTTCACTGATGAGTCACGGTTTTGTCTCACCAGGCGTGATGGACGGATTCATGTTTATCGTCGAAGGAATGAGCATTACACGAGGCCTGTAACCTGGAGCGGGATCGATTTGGAGGTGGGGGGTCCGTCATGGTCCGGGGCGGTATATCACATCACCATCGGACTGAGCTTGTTGTCATTGCAGGCAATCTCAATGCCTTGCGGTACAGGGAAGACATCCTCCTCCCTCATGTGGTACCCTTTATGCATGCTCATCCGGACATGA